A portion of the Nitrospira sp. genome contains these proteins:
- a CDS encoding type II toxin-antitoxin system HigB family toxin yields the protein MDFWSIHPEARAPLQHWYAIIRKTDYASFAALRTTFPSADQIDLFTVFNVGGNKFRLIAAIHYNRKKVYIRHVLTHAEYDRGRWRS from the coding sequence GTGGACTTTTGGAGCATCCATCCGGAAGCCCGCGCGCCATTGCAACATTGGTACGCGATTATCCGCAAGACCGACTACGCTTCCTTCGCTGCCCTGCGGACCACGTTTCCATCAGCGGACCAGATTGATCTGTTCACCGTTTTTAATGTCGGCGGCAACAAGTTCCGGCTTATCGCAGCGATTCACTATAACCGGAAGAAAGTCTACATCCGGCATGTGCTGACGCATGCAGAGTATGATCGAGGTCGCTGGAGGAGCTAA